A stretch of Gemmatimonas aurantiaca T-27 DNA encodes these proteins:
- a CDS encoding DNA-3-methyladenine glycosylase: MVTAHDVEMRTPLPPSFYLRDAAIVARELLGAVLMHDDGAQVVSGRIIETEAYLGPHDPASHSAAGRTARTWHMFGPPGTAYVYFIYGMHWCVNAVTGDEGYGSAVLIRALAPLAGLEVMRARRPKARTDASLCDGPGKLCAALGITRAHDGLMLTGASPLTIYEGPPVPDDGVVIGPRIGISKAVDWPLRFCIAPQRQTSA; the protein is encoded by the coding sequence ATGGTGACTGCTCATGACGTCGAGATGCGCACCCCGTTGCCGCCATCCTTCTACCTGCGCGATGCGGCGATCGTCGCGCGTGAGCTGCTGGGGGCTGTGCTGATGCACGATGACGGAGCGCAGGTGGTGTCCGGTCGCATCATCGAGACCGAGGCCTATCTCGGCCCCCACGATCCGGCATCACATTCGGCCGCCGGACGTACGGCGCGCACCTGGCACATGTTCGGGCCGCCCGGTACGGCGTATGTGTACTTCATCTACGGCATGCACTGGTGCGTGAACGCCGTGACCGGCGATGAGGGATACGGCAGTGCTGTGCTCATTCGGGCTCTCGCGCCATTGGCCGGGCTCGAGGTGATGCGTGCCCGACGCCCCAAGGCGCGCACGGATGCCTCACTCTGCGATGGTCCGGGCAAGTTGTGCGCGGCGCTGGGCATCACGCGCGCGCACGACGGTCTCATGCTGACGGGGGCCTCGCCGCTCACCATCTACGAAGGCCCGCCGGTGCCGGACGATGGTGTCGTGATCGGGCCACGTATCGGCATCAGCAAGGCAGTGGACTGGCCACTGCGATTCTGTATCGCGCCACAACGACAGACCTCCGCGTGA
- a CDS encoding glycine C-acetyltransferase — protein sequence MSALFSELQAELDALQAAGTYKHLNHLEGPQGARVRMEGRGEVIVLSSNNYLGLANEPAVVNAGIDALHRFGAGTASVRFICGTFTVHRELEAALARFVGTEASLSYVSAWNANEALTPSIAREGDFVISDALNHASIIDSVRLAKAITKCTTAVYKHADMDDLREKLRANKDAKRKIIWTDGVFSMEGAIAKLPEILQIARDEGAIVVMDDSHATGVLGKTGRGTAEHFGVVGEVDIITSTLGKALGGAAGGFIAGPASLCDIMTQRSRPQLFSNALPPTVAASALAAVQHAEAHPELVTRLAENARYFRGAIQEAGFHPLPGETPIVPIIVGETALAIRMSELMLERGVFVTGFGFPVVPQGQARVRCQVSAAHTKDDLDAVVAAFKDAGRVAGIL from the coding sequence ATGTCCGCACTGTTTTCCGAACTCCAGGCCGAACTCGACGCCCTCCAGGCGGCCGGCACGTACAAACACCTGAACCACCTCGAAGGCCCCCAGGGCGCACGTGTGCGCATGGAGGGACGCGGCGAGGTGATCGTGCTGTCGTCCAACAACTACCTGGGACTGGCCAACGAACCGGCGGTGGTCAACGCCGGCATTGATGCGCTGCACCGTTTTGGTGCTGGGACGGCCAGCGTGCGTTTCATCTGCGGCACATTCACGGTGCATCGTGAACTCGAGGCGGCCCTCGCGCGTTTTGTCGGCACCGAGGCGAGCCTCAGCTACGTGTCGGCCTGGAACGCCAACGAAGCCCTCACGCCCTCCATTGCGCGCGAAGGCGATTTTGTCATCTCGGACGCGCTCAATCACGCGTCCATCATCGACTCGGTGCGCCTCGCCAAGGCCATCACCAAGTGCACCACGGCGGTCTACAAACACGCCGATATGGACGACCTGCGCGAAAAGCTGCGCGCCAACAAGGACGCCAAGCGCAAGATCATCTGGACCGATGGTGTGTTCTCCATGGAAGGCGCCATCGCCAAACTGCCCGAGATCCTGCAGATCGCGCGGGACGAAGGAGCGATCGTGGTGATGGACGATTCCCACGCCACCGGTGTGCTGGGCAAGACCGGCCGTGGCACCGCCGAACATTTCGGCGTGGTCGGTGAAGTCGACATCATCACCTCCACACTCGGCAAAGCTCTGGGCGGTGCCGCCGGTGGGTTCATCGCCGGCCCGGCGTCGTTGTGCGATATCATGACGCAGCGCTCACGCCCGCAACTGTTCTCCAATGCGCTGCCGCCCACGGTGGCCGCCAGTGCCTTGGCGGCCGTGCAACACGCGGAAGCGCATCCGGAACTGGTGACGCGACTGGCCGAGAATGCGCGGTACTTCCGCGGCGCCATCCAGGAGGCCGGCTTCCATCCGCTGCCCGGCGAAACGCCCATCGTGCCGATCATCGTGGGCGAAACGGCACTGGCCATCCGCATGAGTGAACTGATGCTCGAACGCGGAGTGTTCGTCACGGGCTTCGGGTTCCCGGTGGTGCCACAGGGCCAGGCACGCGTGCGCTGCCAGGTGAGTGCCGCACACACGAAGGACGACCTCGATGCGGTGGTAGCGGCATTCAAGGATGCGGGACGGGTGGCGGGCATTCTGTAG
- the tdh gene encoding L-threonine 3-dehydrogenase encodes MKALVKQTAGRGLTLTDVPVPTIRDDEVLIRVRRAGVCGTDVHIYEWDAWAAGRCKPPFVVGHEFAGDVVAVGSFVETVKVGDRVTAEGHIVDERSLFSRTGNAHADPSTRIIGVDRDGCFAEFIAMPATNVWHLDDAISYDIGGIHDPMGNAFHTALTADIPGAVVLITGCGPIGAFAVGICKAAGAARIIATDVNPRRLELARTMGAHDAVHPDQARDAVMAASDGHGADVVLEMSGVPSAVHQAFALARPAGRVNMLGIPSKTIDIDFATEIIFKGLTIYGVVGRRMYDTWHQMSRFIRSGAFDPTPVITHRLPLEAVDEAMRLIRSGEAGKIIFTID; translated from the coding sequence ATGAAAGCGCTCGTGAAGCAGACGGCCGGTCGCGGTCTCACTCTCACGGACGTTCCCGTGCCCACCATCCGCGACGACGAGGTGCTCATCCGCGTCCGTCGCGCCGGCGTGTGTGGCACCGACGTGCACATCTACGAGTGGGACGCCTGGGCCGCAGGGCGCTGCAAGCCGCCGTTCGTGGTCGGCCATGAATTTGCCGGCGACGTCGTCGCCGTCGGCAGTTTCGTGGAGACCGTGAAGGTCGGAGACCGCGTCACCGCCGAAGGCCACATCGTCGACGAACGCTCCCTGTTCAGTCGCACGGGCAACGCCCACGCCGATCCGTCCACCCGTATCATCGGCGTCGACCGGGACGGCTGCTTCGCGGAGTTCATCGCGATGCCCGCCACGAACGTCTGGCACCTCGATGATGCGATCAGCTACGACATCGGCGGTATCCACGATCCGATGGGGAACGCCTTCCACACCGCCCTCACCGCCGACATCCCCGGTGCGGTCGTGCTCATCACCGGCTGCGGTCCCATCGGCGCGTTTGCCGTGGGGATCTGCAAGGCCGCTGGCGCGGCCCGCATCATCGCCACCGACGTGAATCCGCGCCGCCTCGAACTCGCCCGCACCATGGGCGCCCACGATGCCGTGCACCCCGACCAGGCGCGTGACGCCGTCATGGCCGCGTCCGATGGTCACGGCGCCGATGTGGTGCTCGAAATGTCCGGTGTGCCCAGCGCCGTGCATCAGGCGTTTGCGCTGGCTCGCCCGGCGGGCCGCGTGAACATGCTCGGCATTCCGTCCAAGACCATCGACATCGACTTCGCCACCGAGATCATCTTCAAGGGACTGACGATCTACGGGGTGGTCGGCCGCCGCATGTACGACACCTGGCACCAGATGTCGCGCTTCATCCGGTCGGGCGCATTCGATCCAACACCCGTCATCACGCACCGCCTGCCACTCGAAGCTGTCGATGAGGCCATGCGCCTCATCCGCAGCGGTGAGGCCGGCAAGATCATTTTCACGATCGACTGA
- a CDS encoding histone yields the protein MAPAKKAAKKAAKKGGRKVAKKAARKTVKKAAKKAAKKGAKKVAKKAAKKGAKKAAKKGAKKVAKKGAKKAAKKGAKKGAKKAAKKTRKTAKRAKKVAAPAPVAA from the coding sequence ATGGCTCCTGCCAAGAAGGCCGCTAAAAAGGCGGCGAAGAAGGGTGGCCGCAAGGTCGCGAAGAAAGCCGCTCGCAAGACGGTGAAGAAGGCTGCCAAGAAGGCTGCCAAGAAGGGCGCGAAGAAGGTTGCCAAGAAGGCGGCCAAGAAGGGCGCCAAGAAGGCTGCCAAGAAGGGCGCGAAGAAAGTAGCGAAGAAGGGCGCCAAGAAGGCGGCCAAGAAGGGTGCCAAGAAGGGCGCGAAGAAGGCGGCCAAGAAGACCCGCAAGACGGCCAAGCGCGCCAAGAAGGTTGCTGCGCCGGCGCCTGTCGCTGCGTAA